The Methyloferula stellata AR4 genome includes a window with the following:
- a CDS encoding acetolactate synthase 3 large subunit: MAKEMTGAEMVVEALKDQDVDCLFGYPGGAVLPIYDALFQQNHVRHILVRHEQGAAHAAEGYARSSGKVGVLLVTSGPGATNTITGLTDALMDSIPLICITGQVPTHLIGSDAFQECDTVGITRHCTKHNYLVRSIEDLPRVLHEAFYVAQNGRPGPVVIDIPKDVQFATGAYIGPQHIEHRTYKPQLFGDSAKIEQAVAMMAVARRPVFYTGGGIINSGLEASKLMRELVALTGFPITSTLMGLGAYPASGKNWLGMLGMHGTYEANNAMHDCDLMIAVGARFDDRITGRLDAFSPGSRKIHIDIDPSSINKNVKVDLGIIGDCTHVLQQMIEVWRHRGYKADPVHLDTWWREIDTWRARKSLSFKQSDKVIKPQYAVQRLYELTKNRDTYITTEVGQHQMWAAQHFHFEDPHHWMTSGGLGTMGYGLPAAIGAQLAHRDALVVDIAGEGSILMNMQEMSTAVQYDLPVKIFILNNEYLGMVRQWQELLHGGRYSHSYSEALPDFVKLAEAYGAHGIRCSDPADLDAAIMEMIDTPRPVIFDCLVDKTENCLPMIPSGKAHNEMILPDTDEDIGAVIDSEGKMLV, encoded by the coding sequence ATGGCGAAAGAAATGACCGGAGCCGAGATGGTGGTCGAAGCCCTGAAGGATCAGGACGTCGACTGTCTGTTCGGCTATCCGGGCGGCGCGGTTCTGCCGATTTACGATGCCTTGTTTCAGCAGAATCATGTCCGGCACATCCTCGTGCGGCACGAGCAGGGTGCGGCACATGCGGCGGAAGGCTATGCGCGCTCGAGCGGCAAGGTCGGCGTACTCCTTGTGACGTCGGGACCCGGTGCGACAAATACGATCACCGGCCTGACCGACGCCTTGATGGATTCCATTCCGTTGATCTGCATCACGGGGCAGGTTCCGACGCATCTCATCGGCTCCGATGCTTTTCAGGAATGCGATACGGTCGGTATCACCCGCCATTGCACCAAGCACAATTATCTCGTCCGCTCGATCGAGGATTTGCCCCGCGTGTTGCACGAGGCCTTCTACGTCGCGCAGAACGGCCGTCCGGGGCCGGTCGTCATCGATATTCCGAAGGACGTGCAATTCGCCACGGGCGCCTATATCGGGCCGCAGCATATCGAGCATCGCACCTATAAGCCGCAGCTTTTCGGCGACTCGGCCAAGATCGAACAGGCGGTCGCCATGATGGCCGTGGCGCGGCGGCCGGTCTTCTATACGGGCGGCGGCATCATCAATTCGGGGCTCGAGGCCTCGAAACTCATGCGCGAACTCGTCGCGCTGACGGGCTTTCCGATCACTTCGACGCTGATGGGTCTTGGCGCCTATCCGGCGTCTGGCAAGAACTGGCTCGGCATGCTCGGCATGCACGGCACCTATGAAGCCAATAATGCCATGCATGATTGCGATTTGATGATCGCGGTCGGTGCGCGCTTCGACGATCGCATCACCGGCAGGCTCGATGCCTTTTCGCCGGGATCGCGCAAGATTCATATCGATATCGACCCGTCCTCGATCAATAAGAACGTGAAGGTCGATCTCGGCATCATCGGCGATTGCACGCATGTGCTTCAGCAGATGATCGAAGTGTGGCGCCACCGCGGCTATAAGGCCGACCCAGTGCATCTCGACACCTGGTGGCGCGAAATCGACACCTGGCGTGCGCGCAAATCGCTTTCGTTCAAACAATCCGACAAGGTGATCAAGCCGCAATATGCGGTGCAGCGCCTCTACGAATTGACCAAAAACCGAGACACCTACATCACGACCGAAGTCGGTCAGCATCAGATGTGGGCCGCCCAGCATTTTCATTTCGAGGATCCGCATCATTGGATGACGTCCGGTGGTCTCGGTACGATGGGTTATGGGTTGCCGGCGGCGATCGGCGCGCAGCTCGCCCATCGCGATGCACTCGTCGTCGATATCGCGGGCGAAGGCTCGATCCTCATGAACATGCAGGAAATGTCGACGGCGGTTCAATATGATCTGCCGGTGAAGATTTTCATCCTCAACAATGAATATCTCGGCATGGTGCGGCAATGGCAGGAATTGCTGCATGGCGGGCGCTATTCGCACAGCTATTCGGAAGCGCTGCCGGATTTCGTCAAGCTCGCCGAAGCCTATGGCGCGCATGGCATCAGATGTTCCGACCCGGCCGATCTCGACGCGGCCATTATGGAAATGATCGACACGCCGAGGCCGGTCATCTTCGATTGCCTTGTCGACAAAACCGAGAACTGCTTGCCGATGATTCCATCAGGCAAAGCGCATAATGAAATGATCCTGCCCGATACGGATGAAGATATCGGGGCCGTTATCGATTCCGAAGGCAAGATGCTGGTGTGA
- the ilvN gene encoding acetolactate synthase small subunit produces MNALTNPPAAPLSPYSSAVGKSNIETHTLSVLVDNEPGVLARVVGLFSGRGYNIESLTVAEVAHAEHLSRITIVTSGTPEAIEQIGHQLERLVPIHRVTDLTLTGGAVERELAMIKVAGRGEDRVEALRLAEAFRARVIDASIESFVFELTGAVTKIDQFIELMRPIGLVEVSRTGVAAISRGPKAM; encoded by the coding sequence ATGAACGCACTCACTAATCCCCCTGCCGCGCCCCTCTCGCCTTATTCTTCGGCGGTTGGGAAATCCAATATAGAAACCCATACTCTGTCGGTGCTCGTCGACAACGAGCCGGGCGTGCTCGCGCGGGTGGTCGGATTGTTTTCCGGCCGCGGCTACAACATCGAGAGCCTGACGGTTGCCGAAGTCGCGCATGCCGAACATTTGTCGCGCATCACGATCGTGACCTCCGGCACGCCGGAAGCGATCGAGCAGATCGGCCATCAATTGGAACGTCTGGTGCCGATCCATCGCGTCACCGATCTCACCTTGACAGGCGGGGCGGTCGAGCGCGAACTCGCGATGATCAAGGTGGCCGGCCGTGGCGAAGACCGGGTCGAGGCCTTGCGTCTGGCCGAAGCCTTCCGGGCACGCGTGATCGATGCCTCGATCGAAAGTTTCGTCTTCGAATTGACAGGCGCCGTCACCAAGATCGATCAATTCATCGAATTGATGCGGCCGATCGGTCTCGTGGAAGTGTCGCGCACCGGCGTCGCCGCCATTTCGCGCGGACCGAAAGCGATGTAA
- the ilvC gene encoding ketol-acid reductoisomerase, with protein sequence MRVYYDRDADINLVKGKKIAVVGYGSQGHAHVLNLRDSGAKDVCVALREGSATAKKAQGEGLDVKSVADAAKWADIVMMLTPDELQGDIYTEHLAGNLKQGAALAFAHGLNIHFNLIEPRPDLDVIMIAPKGPGHTVRSEYKRGGGVPCLVAIAQNASGNAHDLALSYASAIGGGRAGIIETTFKEECETDLFGEQVVLCGGLVELIRNGFETLVEAGYAPEMAYFECLHEVKLIVDLIYEGGIANMNYSISNTAEYGEYVSGPRIVTKDTKAEMRRVLDDIQSGKFTRDWMLENKVNQTSFKATRTKTAQHPIEEVGAKLRAMMPWISANKLVDKAKN encoded by the coding sequence ATGCGCGTTTATTACGATCGGGATGCCGATATCAATCTGGTCAAGGGCAAGAAGATCGCCGTTGTCGGCTATGGCAGCCAGGGCCATGCGCATGTGCTCAACTTGCGCGATTCCGGAGCCAAGGACGTCTGCGTCGCCTTGCGTGAAGGCTCGGCCACCGCGAAGAAGGCGCAAGGCGAGGGCCTCGACGTCAAATCGGTCGCCGATGCGGCGAAATGGGCCGACATCGTCATGATGCTGACGCCGGACGAATTGCAGGGCGATATCTATACCGAGCATCTTGCAGGCAATCTGAAGCAGGGTGCCGCGCTCGCTTTCGCGCATGGGCTCAACATTCACTTCAATCTGATCGAGCCGCGCCCCGATCTCGACGTCATCATGATCGCGCCGAAGGGCCCCGGCCATACCGTGCGCTCGGAATATAAGCGCGGCGGCGGCGTGCCCTGCCTTGTCGCCATCGCGCAGAACGCTTCCGGCAACGCGCATGATTTGGCACTTTCTTACGCTTCCGCCATCGGTGGCGGCCGCGCCGGCATCATCGAGACGACTTTCAAGGAAGAATGCGAAACCGATTTGTTCGGCGAGCAGGTCGTGCTCTGTGGCGGCCTCGTCGAATTGATCCGCAACGGGTTCGAGACGCTGGTCGAGGCCGGTTATGCGCCGGAAATGGCCTATTTCGAATGCCTGCACGAAGTGAAGCTGATCGTCGATCTCATCTACGAGGGCGGCATCGCGAATATGAATTATTCGATCTCGAACACGGCCGAATATGGCGAATATGTCTCGGGGCCGCGCATCGTAACCAAGGACACCAAGGCCGAGATGCGCCGCGTGCTCGACGATATCCAATCCGGCAAATTCACTCGCGATTGGATGCTCGAGAACAAGGTCAATCAGACCTCGTTCAAGGCGACGCGCACGAAGACCGCGCAGCATCCGATCGAGGAAGTCGGCGCCAAGCTGCGCGCGATGATGCCCTGGATCAGCGCCAATAAGCTCGTAGACAAAGCGAAGAACTGA